The Metabacillus schmidteae genome has a segment encoding these proteins:
- a CDS encoding CBS domain-containing protein, producing the protein MATKHEQILQHITSLPVGEKISVRQIAKDINVSEGTAYRAIKEAENKGYVSTIERVGTIRIETKKKENFEKLTYAEVVNIVDGQVLGGRAGLHKTLNKFVIGAMKLDAMMRYTGAGNLLIVGNRTNAHQFALEAGAAVLITGGFDTEDNVKKLADELELPIISTSYDTFTVGAMINRAIYDQLIKKEIVQVEDILTPVDKTICLYTSDTVAIWYQHNYETGHGRFPVIDQNLKVQGIVTSKDIMGNDHSTLIEKVMTKSPITVIGKTSVASAAQMMVWEGIELLPVVDQQNRLLGIISRQDVLKALQVIQRQPQIGEKLDDIVTNQFVTIDDEAKRSSIFRCEVSPQMTNHLGTISYGVFTTLVTEAVNRFLRAQKKGDIVVENITIYFIKPVQMESMLEIHPKILEVGRKFGKIDVEAFSNGVVVGKAMLMVQLIER; encoded by the coding sequence TTGGCTACAAAGCACGAGCAAATATTACAGCATATAACTTCACTGCCAGTAGGAGAAAAAATTTCTGTTAGGCAAATTGCGAAGGATATTAATGTTAGTGAAGGAACTGCCTATAGAGCAATAAAAGAAGCAGAAAATAAAGGGTATGTTAGTACGATTGAACGGGTTGGTACGATTCGGATTGAAACCAAGAAAAAGGAAAATTTTGAAAAGTTAACATATGCGGAAGTTGTAAATATTGTTGATGGTCAGGTTTTAGGTGGACGAGCAGGATTACATAAGACATTAAATAAATTTGTCATTGGGGCTATGAAACTTGATGCGATGATGAGATATACTGGAGCCGGTAATCTACTTATAGTAGGGAATAGAACAAATGCACACCAGTTTGCGTTAGAGGCGGGAGCAGCTGTTTTAATTACAGGTGGTTTTGATACAGAAGATAATGTAAAAAAGCTTGCTGACGAACTTGAATTGCCGATCATTTCTACAAGTTATGATACGTTCACAGTCGGAGCTATGATTAACAGAGCAATATATGATCAGTTAATCAAAAAAGAAATTGTCCAAGTTGAAGATATTTTAACTCCTGTAGATAAAACAATTTGTTTATATACATCAGACACAGTTGCCATATGGTATCAACATAATTATGAGACAGGCCATGGACGATTTCCGGTAATTGATCAAAACCTTAAAGTACAAGGAATTGTGACGTCTAAGGATATTATGGGGAATGATCATTCAACTTTAATTGAGAAAGTCATGACTAAGAGTCCGATTACAGTTATTGGAAAAACATCTGTTGCCTCCGCAGCTCAAATGATGGTCTGGGAAGGGATTGAACTACTCCCGGTTGTTGACCAACAAAATCGGCTTCTAGGAATTATTAGCCGTCAAGACGTTCTTAAAGCCCTTCAGGTTATTCAAAGACAACCGCAAATTGGGGAAAAACTTGATGATATCGTGACGAATCAGTTTGTGACAATTGACGATGAGGCAAAAAGAAGCAGTATTTTTCGTTGTGAAGTCAGCCCGCAAATGACAAATCACTTAGGTACCATTTCGTATGGGGTATTTACAACACTTGTCACCGAAGCCGTAAATCGTTTTTTAAGAGCACAAAAGAAAGGTGACATTGTGGTTGAGAATATTACGATCTACTTTATAAAACCAGTTCAAATGGAATCAATGCTTGAAATTCATCCGAAAATCCTTGAGGTTGGACGCAAATTTGGAAAGATTGATGTTGAAGCGTTTAGCAATGGAGTAGTTGTAGGAAAGGCAATGTTAATGGTACAGCTAATTGAAAGATAA
- a CDS encoding metal-dependent hydrolase: protein MQVSYHGHSVVQVMCNKKNIIIDPFIKGNPLTDLTVDQVKADVIILTHGHNDHVGDTVEIAQNNNALVIAPYELAVYIGKNGIDIHPMNLGGAYQFDFGTVKLTQAFHGSSYQEEDGTVIYTGMPSGVLISAEDKTLYHAGDTGLFSDMKMIGERNSIDIAFLPIGDNLTMGPEDARDAASWLKAKRVVPIHYDTFPAIKQDPMKFAQLLPEGVGLPLKVGETYNV, encoded by the coding sequence TTGCAAGTTTCATATCATGGTCATTCTGTCGTACAAGTTATGTGTAACAAGAAAAATATTATCATTGATCCGTTTATTAAAGGCAATCCTCTAACTGATTTAACTGTTGATCAAGTAAAGGCTGATGTTATTATCCTCACACATGGTCATAACGACCATGTTGGCGATACAGTTGAAATAGCCCAAAACAACAATGCACTAGTCATTGCTCCTTATGAGCTGGCTGTTTACATAGGGAAGAATGGAATTGACATTCATCCGATGAATTTGGGTGGGGCGTATCAATTTGATTTTGGAACGGTAAAGCTTACACAGGCTTTTCATGGGTCAAGCTATCAGGAAGAAGATGGAACTGTTATTTATACCGGGATGCCGTCAGGTGTATTAATATCAGCAGAGGACAAAACGCTATATCATGCAGGTGATACCGGATTGTTTTCGGATATGAAAATGATAGGTGAAAGAAACTCAATCGATATTGCTTTTCTACCTATTGGTGATAATCTAACAATGGGCCCTGAGGATGCAAGAGACGCTGCAAGTTGGCTGAAGGCGAAAAGGGTCGTCCCGATTCATTACGACACCTTCCCGGCTATTAAACAAGATCCTATGAAATTCGCTCAGCTGCTCCCAGAGGGTGTAGGACTTCCTTTAAAAGTAGGAGAAACATATAATGTGTAA
- a CDS encoding SDR family oxidoreductase: MRHAFITAGSKGLGKKVTEEFLEKGYSVTVNYRNDIAAVNELKANYSQLLDRILFVQGDITKKEDLSNMIDVSLERFGRIDCLINNAGPYIFERKKLSDYTDDEWYQMIEGNLSSVFHLFRKVVPIMRKQKYGRIVTYGFQGAETSPGWLHRSAFSAAKVGLVSLTKSISIEEAEHGITANMICPGMIIGEMKEATIEESRKIREVPLTTPIGRSGTGEDIARTIAFICDENSDMITGTIIEVTGGANVIHRFHV, encoded by the coding sequence GTGAGACATGCCTTTATTACTGCAGGATCTAAAGGGTTAGGAAAAAAAGTGACAGAAGAATTTTTGGAAAAGGGATATTCCGTCACTGTCAATTACCGAAATGATATCGCAGCAGTAAATGAGCTCAAAGCGAATTACTCTCAACTTCTTGATCGTATTTTATTTGTACAAGGTGATATTACAAAAAAGGAAGATCTATCAAACATGATCGATGTATCACTGGAACGGTTTGGTAGAATTGATTGTTTAATCAATAATGCAGGACCTTATATTTTTGAAAGAAAAAAGCTTTCCGATTATACTGATGATGAATGGTACCAAATGATCGAAGGAAACTTGAGTTCTGTTTTCCATTTATTTAGAAAAGTAGTTCCAATTATGAGGAAACAAAAATATGGAAGAATTGTTACATATGGTTTTCAAGGCGCTGAGACTTCACCAGGTTGGCTTCATCGTTCTGCTTTTAGTGCAGCTAAAGTGGGGTTAGTATCTTTAACAAAATCAATAAGTATCGAAGAAGCTGAACATGGGATTACCGCCAATATGATTTGTCCTGGAATGATTATTGGGGAAATGAAAGAAGCAACTATTGAAGAATCGAGAAAAATAAGGGAAGTTCCATTAACAACACCAATTGGACGGTCTGGCACAGGGGAAGATATTGCACGAACTATAGCGTTTATATGTGATGAGAATTCCGACATGATCACAGGAACAATTATAGAAGTAACTGGCGGAGCAAATGTCATCCATCGATTTCATGTGTGA
- the argH gene encoding argininosuccinate lyase, whose translation MKKLWGGRFQKTPEQWVDEFGASIHFDQELVEEDITGSLAHVDMLGKCGIISKEETDQITNGLTTLLEKAKKNELTFSVNYEDIHLNIEKMLIDEIGPVGGKLHTGRSRNDQVATDMHLYLRKHVAMVVELIEGLQKSLIEKAEENVETILPGYTHLQRAQPISFAHHLMAYFWMLDRDKQRFTESLKRINISPLGSAALAGTTFPIDREYTAQKLDFDGIYENSLDGVSDRDFIIEFLSNSSLLMMHLSRFCEEIILWCSQEFQFIELDDTYATGSSIMPQKKNPDMAELIRGKTGRVYGNLMSLLTILKGLPLAYNKDLQEDKEGMFDTVKTIEGSLQIFIGMIDTLKVNKEKMEKATSEDFSNATELADYLSTKGMPFREAHEVVGTLVYQCIQSGIYLKDLPFEDYKKASDLFEEDIYEMINPYEAVRKRMSAGGTGFEVVKKALEKAKATLS comes from the coding sequence ATGAAAAAACTTTGGGGTGGACGCTTCCAAAAAACCCCTGAACAATGGGTGGATGAGTTCGGCGCATCCATCCATTTTGATCAGGAATTAGTTGAGGAAGACATCACTGGCAGTCTTGCACATGTTGATATGCTAGGCAAGTGTGGGATTATTAGCAAAGAAGAAACAGATCAAATTACAAATGGCTTAACAACTCTTTTAGAAAAAGCTAAAAAGAATGAACTTACTTTTTCAGTTAACTATGAAGATATTCATCTTAATATTGAAAAAATGTTAATTGATGAAATCGGACCTGTGGGAGGAAAGCTACATACAGGTAGAAGCCGTAATGATCAGGTTGCAACTGATATGCATTTATATTTACGTAAGCATGTTGCAATGGTTGTTGAACTTATTGAGGGCCTCCAAAAATCCCTGATTGAAAAAGCAGAAGAAAATGTCGAAACGATTTTACCTGGCTATACACATCTTCAACGAGCACAGCCGATTTCGTTTGCACATCATTTAATGGCTTATTTTTGGATGTTGGACCGTGACAAGCAAAGATTTACAGAATCTCTTAAGCGGATTAATATCTCCCCATTAGGAAGTGCTGCGCTTGCCGGAACTACATTTCCTATTGACCGTGAATATACAGCACAAAAGCTTGATTTTGACGGTATATATGAAAATAGTCTTGATGGGGTTAGTGACCGTGACTTTATCATCGAATTTCTAAGCAATAGCTCTCTTTTGATGATGCATTTATCTCGTTTTTGTGAAGAAATCATTTTATGGTGCTCTCAGGAATTCCAATTTATTGAGCTGGATGATACGTATGCTACAGGCAGTAGTATCATGCCGCAAAAGAAAAATCCTGACATGGCAGAGTTAATTAGAGGAAAAACAGGAAGAGTATATGGTAATTTAATGTCACTTTTAACGATTTTAAAAGGTCTTCCGCTTGCATATAACAAAGATCTTCAAGAAGATAAAGAAGGTATGTTCGACACGGTTAAAACAATTGAAGGCAGCTTACAAATTTTTATCGGAATGATTGATACATTAAAGGTTAATAAAGAAAAAATGGAAAAGGCTACTTCCGAAGATTTTTCAAATGCAACTGAATTAGCGGACTATCTTTCAACAAAAGGAATGCCTTTTAGAGAAGCTCATGAAGTTGTTGGAACTTTAGTTTATCAATGTATCCAGTCCGGAATTTATTTGAAGGATTTGCCGTTTGAAGACTATAAAAAAGCCTCAGATCTTTTTGAAGAGGATATATATGAGATGATTAATCCTTACGAAGCTGTAAGAAAAAGAATGAGTGCTGGTGGGACTGGCTTTGAAGTTGTAAAGAAAGCACTTGAAAAAGCAAAAGCAACACTTTCATAG
- a CDS encoding argininosuccinate synthase, whose amino-acid sequence MKKVVLAYSGGLDTSVAIKWLQEQGYDVVAACLDVGEGKDTAFVQQKALQVGAVESYMIDAKEEFANDFALVALQAHTLYEGKYPLVSALSRPLIAKKLVEIAEKEGAVAVAHGCTGKGNDQVRFEVSIKALNPDLEVLAPVREWGWSREEEIEYASKHGIPIPINLDSPYSIDQNLWGRSNECGILEDPWAAPPEGAYDLTTPLEKTPDQAEIIEIDFEQGVPVKINGKAYPLHELILTLNEIAGRHGVGRIDHVENRLVGIKSREVYECPGAMTLIKAHKELEDLTLVKEVAHFKPVIEQKMAELIYNGLWFSPLKPALHAFLKETQKYVTGTVRVKLFKGHAIVEGRKSEYSLYDEKLATYTKDDAFDHNAAIGFIELFGLPTKVNSMVKNKKVEV is encoded by the coding sequence ATGAAAAAAGTAGTTTTAGCATATTCCGGAGGATTAGATACCTCTGTTGCAATTAAATGGTTACAAGAACAAGGTTATGATGTTGTTGCAGCATGTCTTGATGTAGGTGAAGGAAAAGATACTGCATTCGTTCAGCAAAAAGCTCTACAAGTAGGTGCAGTTGAATCATATATGATTGACGCTAAAGAAGAATTTGCAAATGACTTTGCGTTAGTGGCATTACAAGCACACACTTTATATGAAGGAAAATATCCATTAGTTTCTGCATTATCTCGTCCGTTAATTGCGAAAAAGCTTGTGGAAATCGCAGAAAAAGAAGGCGCAGTAGCAGTAGCTCATGGTTGTACTGGAAAAGGAAATGACCAAGTACGTTTTGAAGTTTCTATTAAAGCATTAAATCCGGATCTTGAAGTACTTGCTCCAGTTAGAGAATGGGGCTGGTCACGTGAAGAAGAAATTGAGTATGCTTCAAAGCACGGTATTCCGATTCCGATTAATTTAGATAGCCCATATTCAATCGACCAAAACCTATGGGGAAGAAGTAATGAGTGTGGTATTTTAGAAGATCCTTGGGCTGCACCACCAGAAGGTGCATACGATTTAACAACACCTTTAGAAAAGACACCAGACCAAGCAGAAATAATTGAAATTGACTTTGAACAAGGTGTTCCAGTAAAGATCAATGGTAAAGCATATCCATTACATGAACTTATTTTAACTTTAAATGAAATTGCTGGTAGACATGGTGTGGGACGTATCGATCATGTTGAAAACAGACTTGTGGGAATTAAATCTCGTGAAGTTTACGAATGCCCTGGTGCAATGACGTTAATTAAAGCTCATAAAGAACTTGAGGATTTAACACTTGTAAAAGAAGTAGCTCACTTCAAACCAGTTATAGAGCAAAAAATGGCTGAACTTATCTACAATGGTTTATGGTTCTCTCCATTAAAACCTGCCCTGCATGCATTCTTAAAAGAAACACAAAAGTATGTTACAGGTACTGTAAGAGTAAAATTATTTAAAGGTCATGCCATCGTAGAGGGAAGAAAATCAGAGTATTCTTTATATGATGAAAAGCTTGCAACATATACAAAAGACGATGCATTTGATCACAATGCAGCAATCGGATTTATTGAATTATTTGGATTACCAACAAAAGTAAACAGCATGGTGAAAAACAAGAAGGTGGAAGTATGA
- a CDS encoding IS256 family transposase, which produces MTQLQFNLNMEVLKDSVMNSNMETVVKSAIVLVLNEFMEKERDDFLQASPYERSDERRDYRNGYYERDLTMSIGKIKLQVPRTRNGEFSPSVFEKYARCDQALVLSMLEMVINGVSTRKVTHIVEQLCGENISKSFVSSLTQKLDPIVNDWAKRPLNIIYYPFVFVDAMYIKVREHHRVVSKAVYIATALTDNNKREILGLTVDHTESYDSWSQFFKQLKSRGLQSPKLVISDAHQGLQKAIQREFIGTTWQRCNVHFKRNIIEKLPKKDSVEIRTMIKRVFEAVTIEDIRLFKDELMSKFATNSKYEKALQILDEGFEDTIQYMNHPVSIHPHIRSTNSLERLNQEVRRREKVIRIFPNTQSAFRLVGAVLMQYQETVYSKKKS; this is translated from the coding sequence ATGACCCAATTACAGTTTAACCTAAATATGGAAGTTTTAAAAGATTCAGTTATGAATTCTAATATGGAGACGGTTGTGAAGTCAGCTATTGTTTTGGTATTAAATGAATTCATGGAAAAGGAAAGAGATGATTTTCTCCAGGCTAGTCCATATGAGCGCTCTGATGAACGTCGTGATTACCGTAATGGGTATTATGAGCGAGACCTGACGATGAGTATTGGAAAGATAAAACTGCAGGTCCCAAGGACTCGTAATGGTGAATTCTCACCTTCGGTTTTTGAGAAGTACGCTCGGTGCGATCAAGCCTTAGTCCTGTCCATGTTGGAAATGGTCATCAATGGTGTTTCCACTAGAAAGGTTACCCATATCGTAGAACAGCTTTGTGGAGAAAACATCTCTAAATCTTTTGTTTCATCTTTAACTCAAAAACTAGATCCCATAGTCAATGATTGGGCTAAAAGGCCTTTAAACATAATCTATTATCCTTTTGTTTTTGTTGATGCAATGTATATTAAAGTACGTGAACATCACCGTGTTGTCTCTAAAGCAGTTTATATAGCCACTGCTCTCACTGATAACAACAAGCGTGAGATCCTTGGTTTAACTGTAGATCATACTGAAAGCTATGATAGCTGGAGTCAGTTTTTCAAACAACTTAAATCACGTGGCCTTCAATCCCCTAAGCTAGTCATATCTGATGCACACCAAGGATTACAGAAAGCTATACAACGTGAATTCATAGGCACTACTTGGCAAAGGTGTAATGTCCATTTCAAACGTAATATCATTGAAAAATTGCCTAAAAAGGATTCAGTTGAAATTCGTACAATGATTAAACGTGTATTCGAAGCAGTAACTATTGAAGATATTAGATTATTTAAAGATGAGTTAATGAGTAAATTTGCCACTAATTCTAAATACGAAAAGGCACTTCAAATATTAGATGAAGGGTTCGAAGATACCATTCAATACATGAATCATCCAGTATCAATTCACCCACATATCAGAAGTACAAACTCTCTCGAGCGATTAAATCAAGAGGTACGAAGAAGAGAAAAAGTAATACGCATTTTCCCTAATACTCAATCTGCTTTTCGGCTAGTAGGAGCTGTATTAATGCAGTATCAAGAGACTGTATACTCAAAGAAAAAATCTTAA
- a CDS encoding MogA/MoaB family molybdenum cofactor biosynthesis protein, with the protein MSTLEHKLEAPKQVRCKVITVSDTRDKDSDKSGQLIKGFLEDQGHILIDYKIVRDEKTLIRSEILKGCETKEIDVVLTNGGTGIAKRDVTIEAVESLIEKEIPGFGELFRMLSYRDDIGSAAILSRAIAGVSMDTAVFAMPGSSGAVKLAMEKLILPELGHIVREIRKDM; encoded by the coding sequence ATGAGTACGTTAGAACATAAACTGGAAGCTCCTAAACAAGTTAGATGTAAAGTGATAACTGTTAGTGATACAAGGGATAAAGATAGCGACAAAAGTGGTCAACTTATTAAGGGATTCTTAGAGGATCAAGGTCATATTTTGATCGATTATAAAATTGTACGTGATGAGAAGACATTAATTCGAAGTGAGATTTTAAAAGGATGTGAAACAAAAGAAATTGATGTTGTTTTAACAAATGGTGGAACAGGAATAGCTAAACGGGATGTGACTATTGAAGCGGTTGAATCATTAATTGAAAAAGAAATTCCCGGTTTTGGAGAACTATTTAGAATGCTAAGTTATCGTGATGATATTGGATCTGCTGCAATCCTCAGCAGAGCGATTGCAGGAGTGTCGATGGATACAGCTGTTTTTGCCATGCCGGGATCATCGGGAGCTGTTAAATTAGCCATGGAAAAGCTCATTTTACCTGAGTTGGGACATATCGTAAGAGAAATTCGGAAAGATATGTAA
- a CDS encoding EcsC family protein → MILSARALNENIKEISDLHLLSVDQLHYLADLQTSKHRLYSFLQGGVTGTGGILLIGADIPLQTILNLRSIQMISMCYGFEINNPYEMMTSLKVYHAALMPKHLQYNQWEGLKEEIHSDNQMNYFYEGNEDLADVKSLEYILKQIAKLSALSLFKRKLVAGIPVVSMVIGAASNYHSTRQITEFANKFYQYRLITETTQ, encoded by the coding sequence ATCATCTTATCTGCGCGAGCTCTGAATGAAAATATTAAAGAAATAAGTGATTTGCATCTTCTCTCCGTTGACCAGCTTCATTATTTAGCTGATTTACAAACTTCAAAGCACCGACTATATTCATTTCTGCAAGGGGGCGTGACAGGGACTGGAGGAATCCTCCTGATCGGTGCTGATATTCCGCTGCAGACAATATTAAATTTACGTTCTATTCAAATGATCTCAATGTGTTACGGGTTTGAAATTAATAATCCATATGAGATGATGACATCTTTGAAGGTATATCATGCGGCATTAATGCCAAAGCACTTACAATATAATCAGTGGGAAGGATTAAAAGAAGAAATTCATTCAGATAATCAGATGAACTATTTTTACGAAGGTAATGAGGACTTAGCTGATGTGAAAAGTCTGGAATATATTTTAAAGCAAATCGCCAAGCTTTCTGCTTTATCTTTGTTTAAACGTAAATTAGTTGCTGGTATTCCGGTTGTGAGTATGGTAATAGGTGCTGCAAGTAACTACCATTCAACTAGACAAATTACTGAATTTGCTAATAAATTTTATCAATACAGACTAATTACTGAAACAACACAATGA
- a CDS encoding acetate kinase: MAKIIAINAGSSSLKFQLFDMPSEKVLTKGLVERIGINDSVFSISVNDEKQTEVTDIPDHAVAVKILLSKLTDLGIIKSLDEINGIGHRVVHGGEVFNDSVLITDETLQKIEELSDLAPLHNPANVVGIKAFKEVLPNVNAVAVFDTAFHQTMPEQSFLYSLPYEYYEKYGIRKYGFHGTSHKYVSERAADILGRPVEHLRLISCHLGNGASIAAIEGGKSIDTSMGFTPLAGVAMGTRSGNIDPALIPFIMEKTNKSADEVLDILNKKSGILGISGLSSDLRDIHKAAEEGNERAKTALEVFASRIHKYIGSYAARMSGVDAIIFTAGIGENSSDIRARVLKGLEFMGIYWDPSLNMVHGEEAYLSYPHSPVKVLVIPTNEEVMIARDVVRLAQ; this comes from the coding sequence ATGGCAAAAATTATCGCAATCAATGCAGGAAGTTCATCATTAAAATTTCAATTATTTGACATGCCGAGTGAAAAGGTTCTAACAAAAGGCTTGGTAGAAAGAATCGGTATTAATGACTCTGTATTTAGTATTTCTGTTAATGATGAAAAACAAACAGAAGTAACAGACATTCCTGATCATGCTGTTGCTGTTAAAATTTTATTATCTAAATTAACTGACCTGGGAATTATTAAATCCCTGGATGAAATTAATGGAATTGGTCACCGCGTTGTTCATGGAGGAGAAGTGTTTAATGACTCAGTATTAATTACAGATGAAACACTTCAAAAGATTGAGGAGTTATCTGATTTAGCTCCACTTCATAACCCAGCTAATGTTGTTGGAATTAAAGCATTCAAAGAAGTTTTACCAAATGTTAACGCAGTAGCTGTATTCGATACAGCCTTCCATCAAACAATGCCGGAACAATCATTTTTATATAGCTTACCTTATGAATACTACGAAAAATACGGTATTCGCAAATACGGTTTCCACGGCACTTCACATAAGTATGTATCTGAACGTGCTGCTGATATCTTAGGCAGACCAGTTGAGCATCTTCGTTTAATCTCTTGTCATCTTGGTAATGGAGCAAGTATTGCTGCTATTGAAGGCGGAAAATCAATCGATACGTCTATGGGCTTTACACCACTTGCAGGTGTTGCAATGGGAACACGTTCAGGTAATATCGATCCAGCATTAATCCCATTTATCATGGAAAAAACAAATAAATCAGCTGACGAAGTACTGGATATTTTAAATAAGAAAAGCGGTATTTTAGGTATTTCAGGTTTATCAAGTGACTTACGTGACATTCACAAAGCGGCTGAAGAAGGTAATGAGAGAGCGAAAACAGCTTTAGAAGTATTCGCTAGCAGAATTCATAAATACATTGGCTCTTATGCTGCAAGAATGTCAGGTGTTGATGCTATTATCTTTACTGCAGGAATTGGTGAGAACTCAAGCGATATACGTGCACGTGTATTAAAGGGCCTTGAGTTCATGGGTATCTATTGGGATCCGTCTTTAAATATGGTTCATGGAGAAGAAGCATATCTTAGCTATCCACACTCTCCGGTAAAAGTATTAGTAATTCCTACTAACGAAGAAGTTATGATTGCACGTGATGTTGTAAGATTAGCTCAATAA
- a CDS encoding class I SAM-dependent methyltransferase → MKTISKIENLFTVINETADLLAQECKISYIEALAETGENIFQGTILQENLSEVTVKSLERKYNSVSISTFEKEEIRKAYQLAILKGLKEGAQPNHQMTPDTIGLFLGYLVSKFIGNRNVLSILDPAVGTGNLLTAILNYTAIENTNSFGVEVDDLLIKLAYINANLQEHPTHFFNQDSLERLLIDPVDVVVCDLPVGYYPNDLEAAKYQLKADEGHSYSHHLFMEQSINHIKANGYLFFIVPNSLFETKEAPKLNEYLREVAIIQGFIKLSLSLFKDERHGKSILILQKKGPEAKAPKQAMLAELPKFSNVDAMNSIMKQIDQWFKENK, encoded by the coding sequence ATGAAAACAATATCGAAAATCGAAAATTTGTTTACAGTGATAAATGAAACAGCAGATTTACTTGCACAAGAGTGTAAAATTTCTTATATAGAGGCATTGGCTGAAACTGGGGAAAACATATTTCAAGGGACAATCCTTCAAGAAAATCTAAGTGAAGTAACTGTAAAAAGCCTTGAGAGAAAATATAATTCGGTTTCTATTAGTACATTTGAAAAAGAAGAAATTCGCAAAGCTTATCAATTAGCTATTTTAAAGGGCTTAAAAGAAGGTGCTCAACCAAATCATCAAATGACACCAGATACTATTGGTTTATTCTTAGGCTATTTAGTAAGTAAATTTATTGGGAATCGTAACGTGCTGTCCATCTTAGATCCTGCAGTTGGAACAGGGAACCTACTAACTGCGATTTTAAATTATACGGCTATAGAAAATACAAATAGCTTTGGTGTAGAAGTTGATGATCTCCTTATTAAATTAGCCTATATAAATGCAAATCTCCAAGAACATCCAACACACTTTTTTAATCAGGATAGTTTAGAAAGATTATTGATAGATCCTGTTGATGTAGTTGTTTGCGACTTACCAGTTGGGTATTATCCAAATGATCTTGAGGCGGCGAAATATCAATTAAAGGCAGATGAAGGGCATTCATATTCACATCATTTGTTCATGGAGCAAAGCATCAATCATATAAAGGCTAATGGGTACCTTTTCTTTATTGTTCCTAATTCATTATTTGAAACAAAAGAAGCGCCTAAATTGAATGAATATCTGAGAGAAGTAGCAATTATCCAAGGGTTTATTAAATTGTCATTATCATTATTTAAAGATGAAAGACACGGTAAAAGCATCTTAATCCTACAGAAAAAAGGACCGGAAGCAAAAGCGCCTAAACAAGCAATGCTTGCAGAGCTACCAAAGTTTTCGAATGTAGATGCGATGAATTCCATTATGAAACAAATTGATCAATGGTTTAAGGAAAATAAATAA
- the tpx gene encoding thiol peroxidase, with protein MASITFKNNPVTLLGNEVSVGNQAPDFSVLANDLSPVTLANSEGKVRIISVVPSIDTGVCDAQTRRFNEEASKLANVEVLTISMDLPFAQKRWCASNGLENVQTLSDHRDASFGEAYGVLIKELRLLARSVFVVDSNDKVTYVEYVSEATNHPNYEAAIEAAKSAQ; from the coding sequence ATGGCTTCAATTACGTTTAAGAACAACCCTGTTACATTACTTGGAAATGAAGTAAGTGTAGGTAATCAAGCACCTGATTTTTCAGTATTAGCAAATGATCTATCTCCTGTTACATTAGCAAATTCAGAAGGGAAAGTACGTATTATCTCAGTCGTACCATCCATTGATACTGGTGTATGTGATGCACAAACTCGTCGTTTTAATGAAGAAGCATCTAAACTTGCAAATGTAGAAGTTTTAACAATCAGTATGGACTTACCATTTGCACAAAAAAGATGGTGTGCTTCAAATGGGCTTGAAAATGTACAAACATTATCAGACCATCGTGATGCATCCTTCGGTGAAGCATATGGAGTACTTATTAAAGAACTTCGTTTACTAGCTCGTTCTGTATTTGTCGTAGATTCAAATGACAAAGTAACGTATGTTGAATATGTAAGTGAAGCAACTAATCATCCTAACTATGAAGCAGCAATTGAAGCTGCTAAATCAGCTCAATAA